From one Magnolia sinica isolate HGM2019 chromosome 18, MsV1, whole genome shotgun sequence genomic stretch:
- the LOC131233453 gene encoding probable (S)-N-methylcoclaurine 3'-hydroxylase isozyme 2, with protein sequence MNSVYIQKVHQCGPHTVRVTPMVDVTEVTANPLPPSVRSVLAIKIVYKDKVTEKSVDRKMISTGFLPLLLIIFLLAFLRPTSKRHKNLPPGPQPLPILGNLLQLGNNPHLTLAQLARIYGPLISVWLGAKLLIVASSPSAAADVLKTQDRILSARDIPHTYRIKDYISFSMGFASECNERWKALRTICKTELFTTRMLDVQTHLREKKVSEVIGFIFSKEGEEVKIGEMAFAAVFNTIGNVIFSRDVLQLGDDSKNAASGLKDDFSRLLQLGMVPNLADFYPVLRSMDIQGLNREATVLNKRIIDIWDEFIQERRAAGYDDGDAKSDFLDVLLSAGYEDLPIKALISDMFVAGTDTTTTLTEWTMSELARNPTVMRRIRDELQMVVGAEKAVKESHLNHLNYLHACVKESLRLHPPAPLLLPRQALDTCNIMNYTIRKDCRVMVNVWAIGRDPGIWKDPLTFLPERFLETSVDYKGNHFEFTPFGAGRRICPGLPLATRMVQLILASFIHAFEWSLPHGMQPDDLNMDEKFGLMLERKHPLVLVPKSVV encoded by the exons atgaacagcgtgTATATACAAAaagtacatcaatgtgggccccacacggttagggtaacaccaATGGTAGATGTTACTGAGGTAACTGCGAATCCGCTCCCTCCTTCAGTAAGATCCGTACTCGCTATTAAAATAGTTTATAAAGATAAGGTAACGGAGAAATCTGTGGATAGAAAGATGATCTCCACTGGGTTTCTTCCGTTACTCCTTATCATCTTCCTTCTTGCATTCCTCAGGCCAACATCCAAACGACACAAAAACCTCCCACCTGGGCCTCAGCCATTGCCAATCCTAGGCAACCTTCTACAGCTTGGAAACAATCCACATCTTACATTGGCCCAGTTGGCCCGAATCTACGGCCCACTAATCTCAGTCTGGCTGGGAGCTAAGCTCCTCATCGTGGCATCCTCCCCATCGGCTGCTGCCGACGTTCTCAAGACCCAAGACCGCATTCTCTCTGCCCGTGACATCCCGCACACGTACCGCATCAAGGATTACATCTCATTCTCCATGGGGTTCGCATCCGAGTGCAACGAGAGGTGGAAGGCGCTGCGGACCATCTGCAAGACCGAGCTCTTCACGACGAGGATGTTGGATGTTCAGACCCATTTGAGGGAGAAGAAGGTGTCGGAGGTGATTGGGTTTATATTCAGTAAAGAAGGAGAGGAGGTGAAGATCGGCGAAATGGCATTCGCTGCAGTTTTCAACACCATCGGCAATGTTATTTTCTCAAGAGATGTTTTACAGCTGGGGGATGATAGTAAGAATGCTGCTTCTGGGCTGAAGGATGATTTTTCGAGACTTCTCCAACTGGGCATGGTACCGAATCTGGCAGATTTCTATCCGGTGCTCAGGTCCATGGATATTCAGGGACTGAATCGGGAGGCAACGGTGTTAAACAAAAGGATAATTGATATATGGGATGAGTTCATTCAAGAAAGGCGAGCGGCaggctatgatgatggtgatgccAAGAGTGACTTCTTGGATGTTTTGCTCTCTGCTGGATACGAAGATCTTCCTATTAAGGCCTTGATTTCG GACATGTTTGTTGCAGGGACTGATACGACCACCACACTGACTGAGTGGACCATGTCGGAGCTGGCTAGAAATCCCACAGTGATGAGAAGAATCCGCGATGAATTGCAAATGGTCGTCGGTGCCGAGAAAGCGGTGAAAGAGTCCCATCTCAATCACCTCAACTATCTCCATGCATGCGTTAAGGAGTCCCTTCGACTGCACCCACCAGCCCCACTTCTACTCCCACGCCAAGCCCTCGACACATGTAACATTATGAATTACACCATCCGAAAGGACTGTAGAGTGATGGTGAACGTATGGGCCATTGGAAGAGACCCTGGAATTTGGAAAGATCCGCTAACATTTTTGCCAGAGCGGTTTCTGGAGACTAGTGTAGATTACAAAGGGAACCATTTTGAGTTCACGCCATTTGGTGCTGGAAGGAGAATCTGCCCTGGTTTACCATTGGCTACCCGTATGGTTCAGCTTATTCTCGCTTCTTTCATCCACGCGTTCGAATGGTCGCTTCCACATGGAATGCAGCCTGATGATCTGAACATGGATGAGAAGTTCGGCCTAATGCTCGAGAGAAAACATCCGCTAGTGCTCGTTCCCAAATCAGTGGTTTAG